A single window of bacterium DNA harbors:
- a CDS encoding thermonuclease family protein → MRAPHRNPISSLLSAGRLPLAALAAALALAFLALLSSANAENGHKRLRARIVRVLDGESFQMEGGLRSGLLGVAAPSRSARGGRESAVFLRRLLEGRSVELEVDERLVDESGMPRYYIFLADGTMVNELMIVSGYARAVVKHPNVRYRDRLIEAENTAKRFRRGVWGDEFLDPKRRDLEPPNRLLPAIPDPDSYGRPRR, encoded by the coding sequence GTGCGCGCCCCTCACCGCAATCCGATATCCAGCCTTCTTTCCGCGGGCCGCCTCCCGCTCGCGGCTTTGGCAGCGGCTTTGGCACTCGCCTTCCTCGCGCTCCTCTCATCCGCGAATGCGGAGAACGGACACAAGCGCCTGCGCGCCCGCATCGTCCGGGTCCTCGACGGGGAGAGCTTCCAGATGGAGGGCGGCCTGCGCTCCGGCCTTCTGGGCGTCGCCGCGCCCTCCCGCTCCGCGCGCGGCGGACGCGAGTCGGCCGTTTTTCTCCGGCGTCTCCTCGAGGGCCGCTCGGTCGAGCTGGAAGTGGATGAAAGGCTGGTGGATGAATCCGGGATGCCCCGCTATTACATCTTTCTCGCGGACGGGACGATGGTGAACGAACTCATGATCGTGAGCGGCTATGCCCGGGCCGTCGTCAAGCACCCGAACGTGCGCTACCGCGACCGCCTCATCGAGGCCGAAAACACCGCCAAGCGCTTCCGGCGCGGGGTATGGGGGGATGAATTCCTCGATCCGAAGCGGCGGGATCTGGAGCCGCCGAACCGGCTCCTGCCGGCCATCCCCGATCCCGATTCCTACGGCCGCCCCCGCCGCTGA
- a CDS encoding thermonuclease family protein, which translates to MPNGISTAPPAIFFFFFLLAAGWPAPAAPETTRSRVVRVIDGDTIVLASGLRVRYIGVDTPEIHHPRRPVECLGRKAAERNRELVEGKIVLLRRDVRDTDRYGRLLRYVYMSDAAGRPTGFVNEIMVREGWARVRFYPPDLQEKNRLLRAEKLAKHRRSGIWNLPGGARRSKGVLGDRQNRVYYRPGSQGYEDLRCTRRWQYFSSAGTAARAGYRAPGKEH; encoded by the coding sequence ATGCCAAACGGAATCTCGACAGCCCCCCCCGCCATCTTCTTTTTCTTCTTCCTGCTCGCGGCGGGATGGCCTGCCCCGGCCGCCCCGGAGACCACCCGCTCCCGCGTGGTCCGCGTGATCGACGGGGATACGATCGTGCTGGCGTCCGGCCTCCGCGTCCGCTACATCGGAGTGGACACCCCGGAGATTCACCATCCGCGCCGTCCGGTCGAATGCCTCGGCCGAAAGGCGGCCGAAAGGAACAGGGAACTGGTCGAGGGAAAAATCGTCCTTCTGCGGCGGGATGTCCGCGACACGGATCGCTACGGCCGCCTGCTGCGCTATGTCTATATGTCCGACGCCGCGGGCCGGCCCACAGGCTTTGTGAACGAGATCATGGTCCGGGAAGGTTGGGCACGGGTGCGCTTCTACCCGCCCGATCTGCAAGAAAAAAATCGCCTTCTCCGGGCGGAAAAACTGGCGAAGCACCGCAGGAGCGGCATCTGGAATCTTCCGGGCGGGGCGCGCCGCTCAAAAGGCGTGCTCGGCGACAGGCAGAACCGGGTGTACTACCGGCCGGGCTCGCAAGGGTATGAAGACCTCCGGTGCACCCGCAGGTGGCAGTACTTCTCCTCCGCCGGGACGGCGGCAAGGGCCGGGTACCGCGCCCCGGGAAAAGAGCACTAG
- a CDS encoding HD domain-containing protein: MATVGGLKQGEQFDGFFRVRQLEERKTRAGKAYLDLLLEDRTGSVPAKVWEVGTQMQGSIERGDFVKVRALAEDYRGILQLRVQRIRAVNQKDYDEGFAPEDCIEQTPFDVEVMWEECRKIAESCHPDVAALLLSVFDTCADKIRTWPAAQRIHHPYLGGLLEHTLSVTKTCLYLADKYEISRDLLVAGALLHDIGKLDELSAATGGNYTVKGRLIGHVVLGRDILRDHAARLGQLPEEFLTLLEHLILSHQGLPEWGTVKVPMMPEALLLHYADDIDAKFNVMRRAILQNQSDEEFTERIPILARALYKLRPYLPQEERDGEEDGLPPGPPEAPPA, from the coding sequence GTGGCCACCGTGGGCGGGCTGAAACAGGGCGAGCAGTTCGACGGCTTCTTCCGGGTACGCCAGCTGGAAGAGAGAAAAACCCGCGCGGGGAAGGCGTATCTCGACCTCCTGCTCGAGGATCGGACCGGTTCCGTCCCGGCGAAGGTGTGGGAAGTGGGGACCCAGATGCAGGGCTCCATTGAGCGGGGTGATTTCGTCAAGGTCAGGGCCCTGGCCGAGGACTACCGCGGCATCTTGCAGCTGCGCGTCCAGAGGATCCGCGCCGTGAACCAGAAGGACTACGACGAGGGCTTCGCGCCGGAGGACTGCATCGAGCAAACCCCCTTCGATGTGGAGGTGATGTGGGAGGAGTGCCGGAAGATCGCGGAGAGCTGCCACCCCGATGTCGCCGCGCTGCTCTTGTCCGTTTTCGATACCTGCGCCGACAAGATCCGTACCTGGCCCGCCGCCCAGCGCATCCACCACCCCTACCTCGGCGGCCTGCTCGAGCACACCCTCTCGGTCACCAAGACTTGTCTTTACCTGGCCGACAAGTACGAGATCTCGCGCGATCTGCTCGTGGCGGGGGCGCTGCTGCACGACATCGGGAAGCTCGATGAGCTCTCCGCCGCCACCGGGGGAAACTACACGGTCAAGGGGAGGCTGATCGGCCATGTCGTCCTGGGGCGGGACATCCTCCGCGATCACGCCGCGCGGCTCGGCCAGCTCCCCGAGGAGTTCCTCACCCTGCTCGAGCACCTCATCCTCTCCCACCAGGGGCTTCCCGAGTGGGGGACGGTCAAGGTGCCGATGATGCCCGAGGCCCTTCTTCTCCACTACGCCGATGACATAGACGCCAAGTTCAACGTCATGAGACGCGCCATCCTGCAGAACCAGAGCGATGAGGAATTCACCGAGCGCATCCCGATCCTCGCCCGCGCCCTCTACAAGCTGCGGCCCTACCTGCCGCAGGAAGAGCGCGATGGGGAGGAAGATGGCCTCCCGCCCGGGCCTCCTGAAGCGCCACCGGCCTGA